The window ACCTCCCTGTTCTAACCCAGATACCAGTGTCTTAACCTTCCTATTCTAACCCAGATTccagtgtcttaacctctctgttctaacccagataccagtgtcttaacctctctgttATAACCCAGATACCAGTGTCTTAACCGCTCTGTTCTAACCCAGATAccagtgtcttaacctctctgttctaacccagataccagtgtcttaacctctctgttCTAACCCAGATACCAGTGTCATCTCTGGTGGCTTAACCTCTCTGTTCTAACCCAGAAAccagtgtcttaacctctctgttCTAACTCAGATAccagtgtcttaacctctctgttATAACCCAGATAccagtgtcttaacctctctgttctaacccagataccagtgtcttaacctctctgttctaacccagataccagtgtcttaacctctctgttCTAACCCAGATACCAATGTCTTAACTTCTCTGTTCTGACCCAGATATaagtgtcttaacctctctgttCTAACCCAGATACCAGTGTCATCTCTGGTGGCTTAACCTCTCTGTTCTAACCCAGAAAccagtgtcttaacctctctgttCTAACTCAGATAccagtgtcttaacctctctgttATAACCCAGATAccagtgtcttaacctctctgttctaacccagataccagtgtcttaacctctctgttCTAACCCAGATACCAATGTCTTAACTTCTCTGTTCTGACCCAGATATaagtgtcttaacctctctgttATAACCCAGATAccagtgtcttaacctctctgttCTAACCCAGATACCAGTGTCATGTCTGGTGGCTTAAGCTCTCTGTTCTAACCCAGAAACCAGTGTCTTAACCTCCCTGTTCTAACCCAGATAccagtgtcttaacctctctgttATAACCCAGATAccagtgtcttaacctctctcttCTAACCCAGATAGAAGTGTCTTAACCTCCCTGTTCTAACCCAGATACCAGTGTCATCTCTGGTGTCACAACCTCCCTGTTCAGATACCAGTGTCatctttttttctattttttcttttaactaggcaagtcagttaataacaaattcttattttcaatggcagcttaggaaaagtgggttaatggccttattcaggggcagaacgacagaattttaccttgtcagctcagggatttggtattgcaacctttcggttactagtctaatgctctaaccactaggctacctgtcttaACCTCCCTGTTGTTCCCCAGATTCCAGTTTCATCTCTGGTGACCTTCGTAGAGGCTCTAGAGGTGGGCTACAGCAAACACAGAAACCCCTACCACAACCTCATCCACGCTGCTGACGTCACACAGACAGCACACTATCTGATGCTCCACACTGGCATTATGGTGAGAATTATCCCCCAGCATCATACACAAATCAAAGGACAGGTTCTGATTATGTTTCTtgttaccatctctctctctctctctctctctctctctctctctctctctctctctctctctctctctctctctctctctctctctgtctctctctctctctctctctctctctctctctctctctgtctctccctctctcagcacTGGCTCACTGAACTGGACATTCTAGCCATGGTGTTTGCTGCAGCTATCCATGACTTTGAACACACTGGGACAACCAACAACTTTCACATTCAGACCAGGTGAGTGTGTCCGTACTCTTCCATCAGTAGATATTCTAATTCCTAAGCCACTGTACCACTGATAGTAATGGACCTAATAGACTGATTGATGACTCAACAATAATGTTTATTGCCATTTCCATTCATTCCATCCTATCAATACCAATGTTAAACTGAAGATGTCCTTGTATTGTACTTTTAGTACACCACTtgcctcccagacagacagacagacagacagtccgtCTGACCCTGACTAATGAAGGCCAATGGAGCCTGAAGAAACGAACATGGCCGTATAAACAACCTATTTAAACAACCCATTAAAGTGAAGTGCACAATAAGAATCATTAATATTGCCTCATTGACCTCAGTGATAACAAGGGATTTCAAcgaaagagagacagtgagaatgtgtgagagagggagagagattaaaCCCTTCACTTAGTTTAAACCTCTGCAAGGGCTTTCTAGTCTAATAACAAAGATCAGAAAGGCCTCTGGCCCTTTAGACATGAGGGTTGTTGTGTTGAGATGGAATATGAAGGTATTGTTCAAACTCCCCTTCTGTGATTATGTTCTAAAATCGCTACCATCTCGAGTCGCTACCATCGCTTTCATAATCACTATCGTCATTTCAAAACTGGTCGGAATGAGTTCCGCTTCAACCAGTTTTGCCCACTGGGGTAGTGTTTCAATACAAGTTGGCTACCTGGTAAAGTTATCCAGTCTGGGAAGCCCCATGTGGCACAATGAATAATCACaccttctcttccctcttcttctgcttcttctcttcctctctccaggtCAGAGGTGGCCATCCTGTACAATGACCGGTCAGTCCTGGAGAACCACCATGTCAGTGCTGCCTACAGACTTATGCAAGAAGATGAGATGAACATACTGGTCAACCTGTCAAAAGATGACTGGCGGTGAGTTAAGAAAGACTCCTCAGATCCTCAAgctttggggtttcaggctggatATCTGTAAAGCACTTAGTGACAACTgcggatgtaaaaagggcttttatAAAATGCATTTGATGAATTGATTGAGATCAACACTTCAAAGAACGAAGGGGCAAAGAACTGTAACAGAACCTGGATACTTGCCTTGATTCTAGGTTTGGATACGAATGTGGTGTGGTGTATTTCAATGCAAGACTATTATATAACCTGGATGACAGAGTGAATATGTtacattcaatcaatcaatcaaactacatgaccaaaagtatttggacatctgctcatctcattccaaaatcatgatcattaatgtggagttggtccccttattgctgctataacagcctccaatcttctgggaaggcttttcactagatgttggaacattgctgcggggacttgcttccattaaggccccaagagcattagtgaggtcaggcactgatgttgagcgattaggcctggctcacaattccaattcatcctaaaagTGTTCAATGGGGCTGAGGTCGGGGCTCTGTTCATGCCAGTGAAgacctcgacaaaccatttcagtatggacctcactttgtgcacagtggcattgtcatgctgaaacaggaaagggctttccctaaactgttgccacaacgttggaagcacagaattgactacaatgtcattgtatgctgtagcattgagATTTTCCTttgctggaactaaggggcctggcctgaaccatgaaaaactgccccaggccattattcctAATCCACCAATGCGTTCAGGGAGGTAcagatgctaaatattttttattgtgaaacaaacaggaAACagcacaaaaaaacagaaaacttgagcgtgtataactattcaccccccgaAGTCAACACTTTGTGGAGCTACCATTTGTAGCAATGAAAGCTGCACACTCTTGGGGGatgtctctataaacttggcacatctagccacagggatttttgcccattcttcaaggttAAAATgcttcagctccttcaagttggatgggttccgctggtgtacagcaagtcataccacagattctcaattggattgaggtctgggctttgactaggccattccaagacatttaaatgtttccccttaaaccacttaagtgttgctttagcagtgtgcttagggtcattgtcctgctggaaggtgaacctccgtcccagtctaaaatttctggaagactgaaacaggtttcctgaccagtttcccagtccaagccgatgaaaaacatccccacagcatgatgctgccaccaccatgcttcactgcgtggatggtgttctcagggtgatgggaggtgttgggtttgtgccagatgcgttttccttgatggccaaaaagctaaatttgaccagagtaccttcttccatattgtttgtggagtctcccacatgccttttggcgaacaccaaatgtgttttcttattcttttctttaagcaatggctttttttctggccactcttccataaagcccagctctgtgtagTGTACagtttaaagtggtcctatggacagatactccaatctccgctgtggagctttgcagctccttcagggttatctttggtctctttgttgcctctctgatgaatgccctccttgcctggtcaatgagttttggtgggtggccctctcttgacaggtttgttgtggccatattctttcaattttttcaTAATTTaattaatggtgctccatgggatgttcatctgtacttctccacaactttgtccctgacctgtttgtagcgctccttggtcttcatggtgccgcttgcttggtggtgccacttgcaagtggtgttgcagactttggggcctttcagaacaggtgtatatatactgagaccatgtgacacttagattgtacagaggtggactttatttaactaattatgcgacttctgaaggtaattgtttgcaccaAATCTTATTTagtggcttcatagcaaagggggtgaatacatacagtacatgcaccCCTTTTCCATTCTttatttcatttcacttcaccaatttggactattttgtgtatgtccattacataaaTCCagataaaaataaatttaaatgacaggttgtaatgcaacaaaataggaaaaacgccaagggggatgaatacttttgcaaggcatgtTAGCgatctcctggcatccgccaaacccagttTAGTCTGTCGGCCTGCAAAatgatgaagcgtgattcatcattccagggaacgcatttccactgctccagagtccaatgtcggcgagctttacaccaccaaCGCTTGGTAttcacatggtgatcttaggcttgtgtgcgtgtggctgctcggccatggaaacccatttcatgaagctcccaacgaacagtttttgtgctgacgttgtttccataggcagtttagaactcggtagtaaatgttgcaaacgaggacagacaatttttacacacTACGCTCTTCAGAACTCAAAGaccccattctgtgagctttgtggtctaccacttcgcggctgagccgttgttgctcctagaggttTTCACTTCACATTAACACCACTtagagttgaccggggcagctctagcagggcaggcatttgacgaactgacttgttggaaaggtggcatcctatgactgtgccaagtcactgagctcttcagtaaggccattctactgccaatgtttgtctatggagattccatggctgtgtgttcaattgtgtacacctgtcagcaacagttgtggctgaaatagcagaatccacacatttgaaggggtgtccacatacctttgtatagatactgtatttataaagcccttttaacatcagcagttgtcacaaagtgcttatacagaaacccagcctaaaacaccaatgAGCAAGCGATGCaaatgtagaagcatggtggctaggacaAACTCCCTGGAaatgcaggaacctaggaagaaacctggagagaaGCCAAGCTCTAAGGGGTGGTCAATCACCTTCTGGCTGTGATTCAGTGATTATGGAAAGTTCCACAGCTCACTCCAATCAGTAGGTACTGTATAGAAATGCTATAATAATGACAGGGGTTTGTCGTGAAGAAGTGGTGCTAGACATCACACTGTGTTCTTGTCCTTGAGAATCCAAGAACAGCTGGAGTGGCTAGGTTCTCCTGTGTTTGTTTCCAGAGAGCTACGGATCCTGATGATTGAGATAGTAATAAGTACAGACATGCCCTGCCATTTCTCTTTCACCTTactctaacatgtctgtctgtcagagaacTGCGGACTCTGGTGATTGAGATGGTGATAAGTACAGACATGTCCTGCTATTTCTCTTTCACCTaactctaacctgtctgtctgtcagagaacTGCGGACACTGGTGATTGAGATGGTGATGAGTACAGACATGTCCTGCCATTTCCAGCAGATCAAAACCATGAGGAACGCCCTGCAGCAGCCCGAGGGGTGAGTGGACTGTCTCTGGACCCTGACCTATGACCCCTGAACCCTTAGCCCCCACCGCTAAACCCTAACGTCTAACCTATAGCCCCAGCTCTCTGGACCATGCCTTTCATCTTGATCCTTTATGTGTCCCTGTatgatatctgtgtgtgtgtgtgtgtgtgcgcccgtccgtccgtctgtctgtttgtcttgaGTGTATCTGATGTACTGTTGTCTGTGTGGTTGATTGACCGAGTAGACCAGGCTAAAGCCCTACTGcatctctgatgctgtctggctgtctgtcttaGTGAATCAGTGTATATGTATTtgtgttatcaaatcaaatcaaattttatttgtcacatacacatgattagcagatgttaatgcgagtgtagcgaaatgcttgtgcttctagttccgacaatgcagtaataaccaacgagtaatctaactaacaattccaaaactactaccttatacacacaagtgtaaagagataaagaatatgtacataaagatatatgaatgagtgatggtacagagcggcataggcaagatgcagtagatggtatcgagtacagtatatacatatgagatgagtatgtaaacaaagtggcatagttaaagtggctagtgatacatgtattacataaagatgcagtagatgatatagagtacagtatatacgtagacatatgagatgaataatgtatgtatgtaaacattatattatgtagcattgtttaaagtggctagtgatatattttacatcaattcccattattaaagtggctggagttgagtcagtgtgttggcagcagccactcaatgttagtggtggctgtttaacagtctgatggccttgagatagaagctgtttttcagtctctcggtcccagctttgatgcacctgtactgacctcaccttctggatgagcggggtgaacaggcagtggctcgggtggttgttgtccttgatgatctttatggccttcctgtgacatcgggtggtgtaggtgtcctggagggcaggtagtttgcccccggtgatgcgttgtgcagacctcactaccctctggagagccttacggttgtgggcggagcagttgccgtacaaggcggtgatacagcccgacaggatgctctcgattgagcatctgtagaagtttgtgagtgcttttggtgacaagccgaatttcttcagcctcctgaggttgaagaggcgctgctgcgccttcttcacgatgctgtctgtgtgggtggaccaattcagtgtgtctgtgatgtgtacgccgaggaacttaaaaccctctccactactgttccatcgatgtggataggggggtgttccctctgctgtttcctgaagtccacaatcatctccttagttttgttgacgttgagtgtgaggttattttcctgacaccacactccgagggccctcacctcatccctgtaggccgtctcgtcgttgttggtaatcaagcctaccactgttgtgtcgtccgcaaacttgatgattgagttggaggcgtgcgtggccacgcagtcgtgggtgaacagggagtacaggagagggcgcagaacgcacccttgtggggccccagtgttgaggatcagcggggtggagatggtgttacctaccctcaccacctgggggcggcccatcaggaagtccaggacccagttgcacagggtggggtcgagacccagggtctcgagcttgattaCGAGTTTGGAGAGtaatatggtgttaaatgctgagctgtagtcgatgaacagcattctcacataggtattcctcttgtccagatgggttagggcagtgtgcagtgtggttgagattgcatcgtctgtggacctatttgggcagtaagcaaattagagtgggtctagggtgtcaggtagggtggaggtgatatggtccttgactagtctctcaaagcacttcatgatgacagaagtgagtgctacggggcggtagtcgtttagctcagttaccttagctttcttgggaacaggaacaatggtggccctcttgaagcatgcgggaacagcagactgggatagggattgattgaatatgtccgtaaacacaccagccagctggcctgcgcatgctctgagggcgcggctggggatgccgtctgggcctgcagccttgcgagggttaacacgtttaaatgttttactcacctcggctgcagtgaaggagagtctgcatgttttggttgcgggccatgTTAGATGATGTACTGTTGTTTCTACAGAGTAGACAAGGCTAAAGCCCTATCTCTGATGCTGCATGCAGCTGACATCAGCCACCCAGCCAAGGCCTGGAAGCTGCACTACCGATGGACACAGGCCCTGATGGAGGAGTTCTTCAGACAGGTACAGTACCAACAACGTCCTACCCTACAGTCCCTGACAGATACCACGAGAGAGGGAAACTTGACCACTGTATTATGTATGTATCCTGTATTGCTAAGGATATGGGATACCATTCCAATAGCTTTAGGAATATCTTCACTTGGATCAACTGGATATGTTACATTGagcattatgggtattgtagtgAATCATGTTACATTGagcattatgggtattgtagtgAATCATGTTACATTGagcattatgggtattgtagtgAATCATGTTACATTGagcattatgggtattgtagtgAATCATGTTACATTATACAGTAGAGCCGCTCCTGCCATTCTGCATTGATATGGTTATAAAGGCTGGTATTGTTGTTGTTTCTTACAGGGTGATAAGGAGGTTGAGTTAGGGCTGCCATTCTCCCCTCTGTGTGATCGTAAAGCTACCATGATTGCCCAGTCACAAATAGGTGAGCATCACATCCTGTTATTGCCCCCCTGTGAGCTATTTCATACAGCTCTGAAGGGTTTGTGTACTCAGACAGGCCAGAGCGCAAATGCACCACCATGTGGACATTGAGAAATGATCAGATATTTTTCCCTTGCTACGATAAGGCATGGGAATCTTCACTGTCTGTCATCATAAATTACATTTGCTGTAACATCACACACTGTtttttctcctgtttctctgaaAAGTACAATCAtcagtttctctgtctgtctcccagggtTCATTGACTTCATAGTAGAACCCACATTCTCTGTGTTGGTGGACACGACAGAGAAGATCATTACACCTCTCATAGAGGATACCTTAAAGTCACACGACACTGGTGTCCGCAGGTCAAGGTGAGACACATTCCCATTATTATAAACTCTGGAAAATCCCAGTTTTCCCGGCTCAGTTTTCCCAGATTAGCATCTCTGACGTATTCAAAATGCCTACCAGTATCACCAGTACCACTCACACTCAGAATGGATCTGTCTTCTATCTCTATGATCATTCTAAGCTGTGGAATAAGCAAACAAGTATTACTGCCGTGTTTTCTGTTCTATATAAtatgtccatattaggacagccacACAAAGAGTTGGTGTCATTGTCATTCTGACTTACGGAATGGACATAATTTGACAGAGTTTCTGTTGTAAGTTGCTTGTTGGTTCAGTTTGACAGGTAGTGGGTCAGTGACGGTGGTGGAGTCAGTCCAGAGACACAGTGGTCGAGGGTCCAGCCAGGGGGTCGACAAGGGGCTCACTACAGACTATAGCCTGGCTGGCATTGACTTGAAACGGGTCAGACACACACTGGCAGAGGTCATCCAACACAACAAAGACAGATGGAAGGAGCTCTCTGTACAAGgtatagttgttgttgttgttgttgctcttcTTCCTTTTTTTTCTTTGTCTTCTTCAGTCACCTGAATACCTATCCTTctttgtgttttatgttatttCCATTGTCAGAAGACTATGACATGACATTACAGGTTCATTCCTGTTGCTTGTGTTATCTCGTTTCTTCAGAGTTGGCGAGGAAAGAGCAAGCTGAGTTGACTTCTGACCCAGAGGAGGAGTCCCTGATGAACACAGAGGTTACGTTGACTCACACCAGCCCTGAGAGACACAGCCAGGAGCTTCAATCAGAGCCCTTCATTGAACTGATgaacaacacaaacacaaactccAATAACTCTTCCCAGGAGGACTCAGAGCTGGACCACAGTCCTCACAGGCCTCTGTCACCGTCTGAGGATAAAGAGACAACATCACATGGTTCCATCTCTCCTGAACACCTACCATGGAACGGTAGGAATGCTAGCTAGCGATATGATATGATACGATATACAACACAATATACGATAGAATGTACAATACAACAATGCAACATAATGTAGTGCAACGTAACATAACGCAACACAACAAcatgcaatgcaatacaacacaGCACAATAGCACAGTGAAACCAACAGTCATGCCTTTTAACAATGCTGTTGCCCTGTCAGTAAGCTATAGCTATGTGGTATTTTTCTCGTTTCTATAATTGTGTTGTCAGTTACAGCCATCTGTGACCAAGTGTCGAAGAAATAGATAGCTGCCGAGTGGAGGGTTGTCAAGGTTACAGCTGAGTGACGCTGTGTTGTCATGGTAACTGTTGTTGCTTGCAGGAGAAGGCCCTGAGCCAGTCCTTGAGCAT of the Oncorhynchus masou masou isolate Uvic2021 chromosome 10, UVic_Omas_1.1, whole genome shotgun sequence genome contains:
- the pde1a gene encoding dual specificity calcium/calmodulin-dependent 3',5'-cyclic nucleotide phosphodiesterase 1A isoform X3 encodes the protein MEVRDWLASTFTRKMGVVRRRPEEKPRFRSIVHAVQAGIFVERMYRRTSNMAGLTFPPAAIAALKDVDKWSFDVFALHEASSEHALKFLVYELLTRYDLINRFRIPVSSLVTFVEALEVGYSKHRNPYHNLIHAADVTQTAHYLMLHTGIMHWLTELDILAMVFAAAIHDFEHTGTTNNFHIQTRSEVAILYNDRSVLENHHVSAAYRLMQEDEMNILVNLSKDDWRELRTLVIEMVMSTDMSCHFQQIKTMRNALQQPEGVDKAKALSLMLHAADISHPAKAWKLHYRWTQALMEEFFRQGDKEVELGLPFSPLCDRKATMIAQSQIGFIDFIVEPTFSVLVDTTEKIITPLIEDTLKSHDTGVRRSSLTGSGSVTVVESVQRHSGRGSSQGVDKGLTTDYSLAGIDLKRVRHTLAEVIQHNKDRWKELSVQELARKEQAELTSDPEEESLMNTEVTLTHTSPERHSQELQSEPFIELMNNTNTNSNNSSQEDSELDHSPHRPLSPSEDKETTSHGSISPEHLPWNGEGPEPVLEHGEESLQSP
- the pde1a gene encoding dual specificity calcium/calmodulin-dependent 3',5'-cyclic nucleotide phosphodiesterase 1A isoform X1, with the translated sequence MDELCTYTDSMDKNSLKYPKTEQTEKMWMRLKGMQKYKNTSQRLRCLVKQLDKGEVNVVDLRKNIEYAASVLEAVYIDETRRLLDTEDELSDIQADSVPMEVRDWLASTFTRKMGVVRRRPEEKPRFRSIVHAVQAGIFVERMYRRTSNMAGLTFPPAAIAALKDVDKWSFDVFALHEASSEHALKFLVYELLTRYDLINRFRIPVSSLVTFVEALEVGYSKHRNPYHNLIHAADVTQTAHYLMLHTGIMHWLTELDILAMVFAAAIHDFEHTGTTNNFHIQTRSEVAILYNDRSVLENHHVSAAYRLMQEDEMNILVNLSKDDWRELRTLVIEMVMSTDMSCHFQQIKTMRNALQQPEGVDKAKALSLMLHAADISHPAKAWKLHYRWTQALMEEFFRQGDKEVELGLPFSPLCDRKATMIAQSQIGFIDFIVEPTFSVLVDTTEKIITPLIEDTLKSHDTGVRRSSLTGSGSVTVVESVQRHSGRGSSQGVDKGLTTDYSLAGIDLKRVRHTLAEVIQHNKDRWKELSVQELARKEQAELTSDPEEESLMNTEVTLTHTSPERHSQELQSEPFIELMNNTNTNSNNSSQEDSELDHSPHRPLSPSEDKETTSHGSISPEHLPWNGEGPEPVLEHGEESLQSP
- the pde1a gene encoding dual specificity calcium/calmodulin-dependent 3',5'-cyclic nucleotide phosphodiesterase 1A isoform X2, which gives rise to MEEYVTIKRKLLHRPIFRLRCLVKQLDKGEVNVVDLRKNIEYAASVLEAVYIDETRRLLDTEDELSDIQADSVPMEVRDWLASTFTRKMGVVRRRPEEKPRFRSIVHAVQAGIFVERMYRRTSNMAGLTFPPAAIAALKDVDKWSFDVFALHEASSEHALKFLVYELLTRYDLINRFRIPVSSLVTFVEALEVGYSKHRNPYHNLIHAADVTQTAHYLMLHTGIMHWLTELDILAMVFAAAIHDFEHTGTTNNFHIQTRSEVAILYNDRSVLENHHVSAAYRLMQEDEMNILVNLSKDDWRELRTLVIEMVMSTDMSCHFQQIKTMRNALQQPEGVDKAKALSLMLHAADISHPAKAWKLHYRWTQALMEEFFRQGDKEVELGLPFSPLCDRKATMIAQSQIGFIDFIVEPTFSVLVDTTEKIITPLIEDTLKSHDTGVRRSSLTGSGSVTVVESVQRHSGRGSSQGVDKGLTTDYSLAGIDLKRVRHTLAEVIQHNKDRWKELSVQELARKEQAELTSDPEEESLMNTEVTLTHTSPERHSQELQSEPFIELMNNTNTNSNNSSQEDSELDHSPHRPLSPSEDKETTSHGSISPEHLPWNGEGPEPVLEHGEESLQSP